The proteins below come from a single Oxyura jamaicensis isolate SHBP4307 breed ruddy duck chromosome 1, BPBGC_Ojam_1.0, whole genome shotgun sequence genomic window:
- the FLT3 gene encoding receptor-type tyrosine-protein kinase FLT3 isoform X1, which yields MALCPPAAHPSGTPLWLPVLVMTAITFTSAMNQNISEITCVFISQKDEGSRTPESLVSSKISNILEDLGCYLNSQGTENIYAPTKKVEVNVFEDIELRVIMNISEIISCLWFFKESQACKPSLDSENRYVTSLAFSQIRETQAGQYTLSVISKNSNYTVIVPVFIRNKPGKPYFRRSGKLDAIECISESYPPPSVQWTFCKTPDRSCLNKMYEGNGGKDGIQKVQHELSHGGLFQTYIWCCAANDLGRECTSLFTIDLNERQAAPLPELLLKVGEPLLIRCRAVYRNYKFRINLSSENKELQQDRRFQGLDYLTDHSAIRIQYVFASAAERGDGGHYTCSSTVHPNQTALVRVLEKGFINITDSREDFEIGEEEFCFEVNFTAYPPVRCMWLFSQKMFPCKQSYSADGRSISSKFCNHQHQSGIYIFYAENDDTVMTKRFTLYVRRKPEVTMQLLFKQISCVADSYPASSWVWRHCPDLNSSNCTEEITEGIQKFLPERRSLGSWISSSILDVKETATTFSVECCANNSVGSACEKSFINLSVAGAVSSPPDNTAFYVFAGFILLLIFFLSLLICHKYKKQFRYESQLQMIQMIGSLDNEYTYIDFREFEYDLKWEFPRENLEFGQVLGSGAFGKVVNATAYGINKAGDSVQVAVKMLKEKSDTSEKDALMSELKMMTHIGSHENIVNLLGACTVSGPIYLIFEYCCYGDLLNYLRSKREKFYWTLTDIFKQHNFSFYHNFHLDQNSRMRTYLKYGVSMSLCREDELEIAQTSQNINMAPGPNGIVLFSEEDEIKHISRQVDEEEDLNVLTFEDLLCFSYQVAKGMEFLESKSCIHRDLAARNILVTRGKVVKICDFGLARDVVNDSNYIVRGNARLPVKWMAPESLFERTYTMKSDVWSYGILLWEIFSLGVNPYPGIQVDANFYKLIQNGFKMDRPYYATKDIYCVMQSCWALDSRRRPSFSRLVSSLSCQLAEAEGAVYQNMKRNASTHKTNAKTKPHVSKDEESFQSSALLHHEDSQVEK from the exons ttcTTGTTATGACAGCAATAACTTTCACTTCTGCAATGAATCAAAATATATCTGAGATTACATGTGTATTTATCAGCCAGAAGGATGAAGGTTCAAGAACACCAGAGTCATTGGTATCTTCTAAG ATTTCTAATATTTTGGAAGATCTCGGGTGCTATTTGAATTCTCAAGGAACAGAGAACATCTATGCACCAACTAAAAAGGTGGAAGTCAATGTGTTTGAAGATATTGAGTTAAGAGTGATAATGAACATTTCAGAGATCATTTCATGCCTTTGGTTCTTTAAAGAGAGCCAAGCTTGTAAACCTTCATTGGACTCGGAGAACCG atATGTTACTTCTTTGGCTTTTTCCCAAATAAGAGAAACACAGGCTGGACAATACACTCTCTCAGTCATAAGTAAAAACAGCAATTACACCGTAATTGTTCCTGTTTTCATCCGCA ATAAACCAGGCAAACCCTATTTCAGGAGGAGTGGAAAACTGGATGCTATAGAGTGCATATCGGAGAGCTACCCCCCGCCATCTGTGCAGTGGACGTTTTGCAAAACACCCGACAGGAG ttgccttaataaaatgtatgaaggaaatggaggaaaagaTGGCATACAGAAGGTACAACATGAATTAAGTCATGGTGGACTATTCCAAACTTATATATGGTGCTGTGCAGCTAACGACCTGGGCAGAGAATGCACCAGCCTGTTTACTATAG attTAAATGAAAGACAAGCAGCACCTCTCCCTGAATTACTTCTCAAAGTCGGGGAACCATTGCTGATCAGATGCAGAGCTGTTTATCGTAACtataaattcagaataaatctatcttctgaaaacaaagaattgcAGCAG GATCGTAGATTTCAAGGGTTAGATTATCTGACAGACCACTCAGCTATCCGGATCCAGTACGTGTttgcttcagcagcagagagaggcGACGGTGGACATTATACGTGCTCCTCTACAGTGCATCCGAATCAAACTGCTCTGGTTAGAGTTTTAG aaaagggaTTTATAAATATAACTGACTCTAGAGAAGATTTTGAAATTGGTGAAGAAGAGTTTTGCTTCGAAGTTAATTTTACAGCATATCCACCAGTTAGATGCATGTGGCTATTTTCccaaaaaatgtttccatgtaAGCAAAGTTACAGTGCAGATGGACGCAG CATTTCATCAAAGTTCTGCAACCATCAGCACCAGTctgggatatatatattttatgctgaaaatgATGATACAGTCATGACAAAAAGATTCACTTTGTACGTGAGAA GAAAGCCTGAAGTAACAATGCAGTTATTGTTCAAGCAGATCTCATGCGTCGCTGACAGCTACCCGGCCTCATCCTGGGTTTGGAGACACTGTCCTGATCTGAACTCATCCAA ctgcacGGAAGAAATCACTGAGGGGATCCAGAAGTTCTTGCCAGAGAGGAGATCCCTGGGGTCATGGATTTCAAGCAGTATTTTAGATGTGAAGGAGACAGCAACAACCTTCTCTGTTGAGTGCTGCGCAAACAATTCAGTCGGCTCAGCCTGCGAAAAGAGCTTCATTAACCTGTCAG TTGCAGGAGCAGTTTCTTCCCCACCGGACAACACTGCATTCTATGTCTTCGCTGGATTTATCCTcctcttaatcttttttttgtctctacTCATTTGTCATAAAtacaaaaag CAATTTAGATATGAAAGCCAGTTGCAAATGATACAGATGATTGGATCATTGGATAACGAGTATACCTACATTGACTTCCGTGAATTCGAATACGATCTCAAATGGGAATTTCCCAGGGAAAATTTGGAATTTG GACAGGTCCTTGGTTCTGGGGCTTTTGGGAAAGTGGTGAATGCAACAGCCTATGGAATTAACAAGGCGGGAGACTCAGTCCAGGTTGCAGTCAAAATGCTAAAAG aaaagtctgacacttcagaaaaagatgCTCTAATGTCTGAGCTGAAAATGATGACTCACATTGGAAGCCATGAAAATATCGTGAACCTACTAGGAGCTTGTACTGTGTCAG GACCAATCTACTTGATATTTGAATACTGTTGCTATGGTGACCTTCTGAACTACTTAaggagcaaaagagaaaaattctaCTGGACACTGACAGATATATTTAAACAGCACAACTTCAGCTTTTACCACAACTTCCATTTAGACCAAAATTCCAG GATGAGAACCTACCTGAAGTATGGTGTGAGCATGAGTCTGTGCAGAGAGGACGAATTAGAAATCGCACAAACAAGCCAAAACATAAATATGGCACCTGGACCAAATGGGAttgtgctgttttctgaggAAG ATGAAATTAAGCATATAAGCAGGCAGGTGGATGAAGAAGAGGATTTAAATGTGCTCACTTTCGAAGACCTTCTTTGCTTCTCTTACCAAGTTGCCAAAGGAATGGAGTTTCTGGAGTCCAAATCG TGCATTCACAGAGACCTCGCTGCCCGGAATATACTAGTGACCCGTGGAAAAGTAGTGAAAATATGTGACTTTGGCCTTGCAAGAGATGTTGTGAACGACTCCAACTACATTGTACGGGGAAAT GCTCGCTTACCGGTTAAATGGATGGCTCCTGAAAGCTTATTTGAGAGGACGTACACAATGAAAAGTGATGTCTGGTCTTATGGAATATTACTGTGGGAAATATTCTCTTTAG GTGTGAACCCCTACCCTGGCATTCAGGTTGATGCAAACTTCTACAAATTAATccaaaatggatttaaaatggACCGACCGTATTATGCTACAAAAGACAT CTACTGCGTGATGCAGTCCTGTTGGGCACTGGACTCCAGAAGAAGACCTTCTTTTTCCAGGCttgtttcctctctttcctgtcAGCTGGCTGAGGCAGAGGGAGCA GTTTACCagaacatgaaaagaaatgcttCTACGCACAAAACCAACGCCAAAACTAAGCCACATGTAAGCAAGGATGAGGAATCTTTTCAgtcctcagctctgctccatcATGAAGACTCTCAAGTTGAAAAATAA
- the FLT3 gene encoding receptor-type tyrosine-protein kinase FLT3 isoform X2 translates to MALCPPAAHPSGTPLWLPVLVMTAITFTSAMNQNISEITCVFISQKDEGSRTPESLVSSKISNILEDLGCYLNSQGTENIYAPTKKVEVNVFEDIELRVIMNISEIISCLWFFKESQACKPSLDSENRYVTSLAFSQIRETQAGQYTLSVISKNSNYTVIVPVFIRNKPGKPYFRRSGKLDAIECISESYPPPSVQWTFCKTPDRSCLNKMYEGNGGKDGIQKVQHELSHGGLFQTYIWCCAANDLGRECTSLFTIDLNERQAAPLPELLLKVGEPLLIRCRAVYRNYKFRINLSSENKELQQDRRFQGLDYLTDHSAIRIQYVFASAAERGDGGHYTCSSTVHPNQTALVRVLEKGFINITDSREDFEIGEEEFCFEVNFTAYPPVRCMWLFSQKMFPCKQSYSADGRSISSKFCNHQHQSGIYIFYAENDDTVMTKRFTLYVRRKPEVTMQLLFKQISCVADSYPASSWVWRHCPDLNSSNCTEEITEGIQKFLPERRSLGSWISSSILDVKETATTFSVECCANNSVGSACEKSFINLSVAGAVSSPPDNTAFYVFAGFILLLIFFLSLLICHKYKKQFRYESQLQMIQMIGSLDNEYTYIDFREFEYDLKWEFPRENLEFGQVLGSGAFGKVVNATAYGINKAGDSVQVAVKMLKEKSDTSEKDALMSELKMMTHIGSHENIVNLLGACTVSGPIYLIFEYCCYGDLLNYLRSKREKFYWTLTDIFKQHNFSFYHNFHLDQNSRMRTYLKYGVSMSLCREDELEIAQTSQNINMAPGPNGIVLFSEEDEIKHISRQVDEEEDLNVLTFEDLLCFSYQVAKGMEFLESKSCIHRDLAARNILVTRGKVVKICDFGLARDVVNDSNYIVRGNARLPVKWMAPESLFERTYTMKSDVWSYGILLWEIFSLGVNPYPGIQVDANFYKLIQNGFKMDRPYYATKDIYCVMQSCWALDSRRRPSFSRLVSSLSCQLAEAEGAVSLPEHEKKCFYAQNQRQN, encoded by the exons ttcTTGTTATGACAGCAATAACTTTCACTTCTGCAATGAATCAAAATATATCTGAGATTACATGTGTATTTATCAGCCAGAAGGATGAAGGTTCAAGAACACCAGAGTCATTGGTATCTTCTAAG ATTTCTAATATTTTGGAAGATCTCGGGTGCTATTTGAATTCTCAAGGAACAGAGAACATCTATGCACCAACTAAAAAGGTGGAAGTCAATGTGTTTGAAGATATTGAGTTAAGAGTGATAATGAACATTTCAGAGATCATTTCATGCCTTTGGTTCTTTAAAGAGAGCCAAGCTTGTAAACCTTCATTGGACTCGGAGAACCG atATGTTACTTCTTTGGCTTTTTCCCAAATAAGAGAAACACAGGCTGGACAATACACTCTCTCAGTCATAAGTAAAAACAGCAATTACACCGTAATTGTTCCTGTTTTCATCCGCA ATAAACCAGGCAAACCCTATTTCAGGAGGAGTGGAAAACTGGATGCTATAGAGTGCATATCGGAGAGCTACCCCCCGCCATCTGTGCAGTGGACGTTTTGCAAAACACCCGACAGGAG ttgccttaataaaatgtatgaaggaaatggaggaaaagaTGGCATACAGAAGGTACAACATGAATTAAGTCATGGTGGACTATTCCAAACTTATATATGGTGCTGTGCAGCTAACGACCTGGGCAGAGAATGCACCAGCCTGTTTACTATAG attTAAATGAAAGACAAGCAGCACCTCTCCCTGAATTACTTCTCAAAGTCGGGGAACCATTGCTGATCAGATGCAGAGCTGTTTATCGTAACtataaattcagaataaatctatcttctgaaaacaaagaattgcAGCAG GATCGTAGATTTCAAGGGTTAGATTATCTGACAGACCACTCAGCTATCCGGATCCAGTACGTGTttgcttcagcagcagagagaggcGACGGTGGACATTATACGTGCTCCTCTACAGTGCATCCGAATCAAACTGCTCTGGTTAGAGTTTTAG aaaagggaTTTATAAATATAACTGACTCTAGAGAAGATTTTGAAATTGGTGAAGAAGAGTTTTGCTTCGAAGTTAATTTTACAGCATATCCACCAGTTAGATGCATGTGGCTATTTTCccaaaaaatgtttccatgtaAGCAAAGTTACAGTGCAGATGGACGCAG CATTTCATCAAAGTTCTGCAACCATCAGCACCAGTctgggatatatatattttatgctgaaaatgATGATACAGTCATGACAAAAAGATTCACTTTGTACGTGAGAA GAAAGCCTGAAGTAACAATGCAGTTATTGTTCAAGCAGATCTCATGCGTCGCTGACAGCTACCCGGCCTCATCCTGGGTTTGGAGACACTGTCCTGATCTGAACTCATCCAA ctgcacGGAAGAAATCACTGAGGGGATCCAGAAGTTCTTGCCAGAGAGGAGATCCCTGGGGTCATGGATTTCAAGCAGTATTTTAGATGTGAAGGAGACAGCAACAACCTTCTCTGTTGAGTGCTGCGCAAACAATTCAGTCGGCTCAGCCTGCGAAAAGAGCTTCATTAACCTGTCAG TTGCAGGAGCAGTTTCTTCCCCACCGGACAACACTGCATTCTATGTCTTCGCTGGATTTATCCTcctcttaatcttttttttgtctctacTCATTTGTCATAAAtacaaaaag CAATTTAGATATGAAAGCCAGTTGCAAATGATACAGATGATTGGATCATTGGATAACGAGTATACCTACATTGACTTCCGTGAATTCGAATACGATCTCAAATGGGAATTTCCCAGGGAAAATTTGGAATTTG GACAGGTCCTTGGTTCTGGGGCTTTTGGGAAAGTGGTGAATGCAACAGCCTATGGAATTAACAAGGCGGGAGACTCAGTCCAGGTTGCAGTCAAAATGCTAAAAG aaaagtctgacacttcagaaaaagatgCTCTAATGTCTGAGCTGAAAATGATGACTCACATTGGAAGCCATGAAAATATCGTGAACCTACTAGGAGCTTGTACTGTGTCAG GACCAATCTACTTGATATTTGAATACTGTTGCTATGGTGACCTTCTGAACTACTTAaggagcaaaagagaaaaattctaCTGGACACTGACAGATATATTTAAACAGCACAACTTCAGCTTTTACCACAACTTCCATTTAGACCAAAATTCCAG GATGAGAACCTACCTGAAGTATGGTGTGAGCATGAGTCTGTGCAGAGAGGACGAATTAGAAATCGCACAAACAAGCCAAAACATAAATATGGCACCTGGACCAAATGGGAttgtgctgttttctgaggAAG ATGAAATTAAGCATATAAGCAGGCAGGTGGATGAAGAAGAGGATTTAAATGTGCTCACTTTCGAAGACCTTCTTTGCTTCTCTTACCAAGTTGCCAAAGGAATGGAGTTTCTGGAGTCCAAATCG TGCATTCACAGAGACCTCGCTGCCCGGAATATACTAGTGACCCGTGGAAAAGTAGTGAAAATATGTGACTTTGGCCTTGCAAGAGATGTTGTGAACGACTCCAACTACATTGTACGGGGAAAT GCTCGCTTACCGGTTAAATGGATGGCTCCTGAAAGCTTATTTGAGAGGACGTACACAATGAAAAGTGATGTCTGGTCTTATGGAATATTACTGTGGGAAATATTCTCTTTAG GTGTGAACCCCTACCCTGGCATTCAGGTTGATGCAAACTTCTACAAATTAATccaaaatggatttaaaatggACCGACCGTATTATGCTACAAAAGACAT CTACTGCGTGATGCAGTCCTGTTGGGCACTGGACTCCAGAAGAAGACCTTCTTTTTCCAGGCttgtttcctctctttcctgtcAGCTGGCTGAGGCAGAGGGAGCAGTAA GTTTACCagaacatgaaaagaaatgcttCTACGCACAAAACCAACGCCAAAACTAA